The Mycolicibacterium neoaurum DNA segment CACCGGCCAGCATCGGGGCCGACACCCGGGCCGCCCAGTGCGCGCGGGCATCGGCGTCGGTGATGGTGTGGCGCACCGAGTCCACCGCCAGCGCGGCGGGGACCTTGAGCAGAGCCGCCTGCTCCAGTTTCGTCATGGCGCGGACGAAGCCCGGGCTGCCGGTCTGGGCGTTCGTGGTGCCCAGCGATGCGGCATGTTTGGCCTCGACCTCGTCCCAGCTGTCATCGGGGTCACCGGAGCCGTCGAATCCCAGATCTGCCAGTGCATCTGCACGCCACACGGTGCCCAGTTGATCGTCACACCGCGCGTACTGCAACCAGGTGCTGCGCGGCCAGTCGTCGAGCAGGGCTCGCGCCTGCGCGATGAGTTCGACGGCCGCGCCGAATCTACCGAAGAAGATCGGTATCCAACTGCGCTGCAGCAGGATCCGATGGATGTGCAGTGGTTTACCGAGTTCACGCCAATGCCGCTCGGCGTGCTCCCAGCATTGATCGGCGTCGGACAGGGCACCGGCGGCAAGTTTGGTCAGACCGAGGTGAAACCAGCAGCGGGACACGTCGTGGGCGCGGGCGTAGCGCGCGATGACGGGGTAGGCGTCGTTGATCAACTCCTCGACCGAGGTGTGGTCGCCGCGCGACCAGTTGCCGACCGCACGTTCCAATTGCGTCCTGGCGGTGTCCAGTTCCCATCCATTCAGCGCGGCGCGGGCTCCCGCGCGGCGCAGCCACGGTTCGGCCTCGGCCAGCCGGCCGGTCTGCACGCAGAAGCCGCCGTAGCCGATTCCAGCCAGCACCAGCAGCCGATCGTGATGACCTCCGGAATCGGCGGAGAGGTCCAGACCCTCGAGCACCTGGTCCCAGAGCGGGGCGGCGAGGTGGTGCAGATCGTCATCGGCGAGCGCCTGGGCGCACAGGATCCGCGAGCAGGCCACCAGAAATCGTTGCTCGGCCGCCAGATCGGCGGGCCCGGATGACGCGGCCAGGGTGGCCAGCACGGCGGCGGCCTGTTCATGCTCACCGCGGGCGGCGTGCAGACCGGTCTGCAGGAAATCGGCCCGACGGCCGTAGCGGCACATCATGTGTTCGGTCTCGGCACTGCGAACGGGTTGAGAACGGTAGGCGGCCAGGCAGTCCCGGATGCGGGTGATGCACTCGACGACACCGTCATAGGCGGTCCGCACCAGGTAGATCTCGCCGAGCTGGGCGAACACTTCCAGCGCAAGATCGTCGCGGTCGGCTTCCTCGATCAGCGCGAGCTGCGTGAGCAGCAGATCCTTGGCTGCCGACTCGTCGGATGCCCACGCCAGCCGCCGGGCCCCGCCGAGGGCATCGGTGATCGACACGGCGTCATCATAGGACGACAGCCGGCGGCGGACGCAGATCTGCGTCCGCCGCCGGTCTTTCCTGGTCAGTTGCAGCTGACCTTGATCTCGAACTTCTTGGTGATCATGCCGGCCATCGGATTCTTGAGGTCCGCGCCGGTGGCCTCACCCGTGATGGTGTACGTGCTGCCGTCGACCTTGACCTCGGCCGAGCCGGTGCTCGCACCGCCCATGGCGGCAACGGCAAGCGCGTTACCGTCGACCACCAGGCCCACCGACTCGACCTTGGGGGTGGCCTCGTCGGTCATCACCACACCGAGGCCCTGCTGCCCACCCACGGCGCCGCTGGCGACGTTGATCTTCCCGCCCGCCTTCACACAGGTCACCGACTTCAGGTCCAACCCGGCCAGATCTTGACCCTCCACCTTGACCTCGGTGTCACCGCCGGTGGCGACCTGCGCGGTGCTGTTGCCCGCGCTCGACGACGCGGCCGGCTCACTGCCCTTGTCATCGGAGCAGCCGACCAGGATGGTCGTTGCGGCGAGCACTCCGATGCCGGCGGCCAGAACGCGATTCTTCGTCATGTGTGTCCCCTTCATTCGCCCGTCGCCCCGGTGGCGCCGTCGTGGGATCAGTACATCCACCGCCGATTGCTACCGATCCCAAACTTCGGTGCGGGTACGGTGACGACATGGCCGATGAGCAGCAGTCTTATGCCGATGAGCCGCTCGACGTCGACGTTGTGCCGGTCGATCCGTCGCCGCCGCCGCCGGTTCCTGCCGATACCGGTTACACCGAGGCGGGTGTGCCGACATTCGATGCGGTGCGCGAGAAGATCGAGACCCGCCTCGGCACCGCGATCGGTGGGGCGGAGCTGGCCGATGAGACACCGGAGGGCCGGACGATCGCCGAGCAGTACGAGGCGCGCCAGCGCGCCGCCGCGGATCGGCTGGCGCAAATCCGCGAATCAATGAAGTCCGACCAGGACTGACGCGGCGTGGCGGTGCGGACTTTCACCGTCGCCGAGCGGCGCGCCCGACTGGGGCGACGACACTTCCTCGCCTGTCCCGGCGCATCGGTGGACGAGGTGACGGCTGCGTTGGTGGGCCTTCATGCCACCGACCCGACAACGCCATATCTGTCGTTGTGGGCCCGGGTGCCGGGATTCGAACGCGACGACCTGAGCACCGCGCTCTACGACGATCGGCGGCTGGTGCGGCAGGTGGCGATGCGGCGGACGCTGTGGATGGTGCCGACCGGCCGGTTGCCGGACGTGCAGGTGGCCTCCAGTAACCGGGTCGCCGACACCGAGACCCGCAAGCTGATCGCCGATGTGGAGAAGGCCGGGGTCGCCGCGGACGGATCGGCGTGGCTCGACAGGGCCCGCTCCGCCGTGCTCCACCACCTCGACGACAACGGTCCCACGGGCGCGGCCGACCTGCGGCTGGCGCTGCCCGAGCTGGCCGGGACCTGGGATCCGGCACCCGGAAAGCCTTGGGGCGGTACGACTCCCCTGGCCCCGCGAGTGTTGACCGTACTCGATGTGCGCGGCGACATCATGCGTGGACGTAACCAGGGCGGCTGGACATCCTCCCGTCCCTTGTGGTCCTCCACCACCGACTGGCTCGGTGCCGTACCGGCGGCCGAGCCGGATGCCGCGGCCGCCGATATGGTGCGAAACTGGTTGCGCGCCTTCGGCCCTGCCGCGGTAGCGGATATCACGTGGTGGTTCGGACAGACCCTCGGCTGGGCGCGCCGGGCACTTGTCGATATCGGCGCGGTGGGGGTGGACCTGCACGGCTCGCCGGGTGTGGCGTTGCCCGACGATCTGGAGATCGAACCGGAGCCGGAGCCTTGGGTGGCATTGCTACCGGGCCTGGACGTCACGACGATGGGATGGACCGGACGGGACTGGTATCTGCACGACCTGGGTGCGCAGGTTTTCGACACACGCGGCAATGCCGGCCCGACGGCATGGGTCGATGGACGGGTGGTCGGCGGTTGGCGTCAGAACCAGGACGCCACGGTGGAGATCCGGGTCATCGCCGACGTCGGCCGCGATGCTCGGAAGGCGTTGCAACACAAAGCTGATCAGCTGACAGCGTGGCTCGACGGGACACGGATCAAACCGCGCTTCCCCTCACCGCTGACGAAGGCCTGACCACCCACCGATCCCGCCGCGCGGGTGATGGTGCCGCCGCAACAGTGGTACTACCGGCAGTACTACTGCTGCGGGTGATACTGCCGGTAGTACCACGTCTGGAAGTGCACTGTGGCCGGGCGGTCCGATCAGGCGCTGACCTTGCTGCGGCGCCGTCGGGTCTTGGGCGCAGGCGTCTCCGCGGCAGGTGCCGGATCGAGCATCTCCACCAGGAACTGACCGGTGTAGCTCTCGGGCGTGGCCGCGACATCTTCCGGAGTCCCCTGGGCAACGACGGTTCCGCCGCCGGCACCGCCTTCGGGTCCCATGTCGATGATCCAGTCCGAGGTCTTGACGACATCGAGGTTGTGCTCGATCACGATGACCGTATTGCCCTTGTCCACAAGACCGTTGATCACCTTGAGCAACTTTCGGATGTCCTCGAAGTGCAGGCCGGTGGTCGGCTCGTCGAGGATGTACACCGTACGGCCGGTCGAACGCTTCTGCAGCTCGGCGGCCAACTTCACCCGTTGGGCCTCCCCGCCGGACAGCGTCGGGGCGGGCTGGCCCAGCCGGACGTAACCGAGTCCGACATCAACGAGTGTCTTGAGATAACGGTGGATCGAGGAGATCGGTTCGAAGAACTCGGTGGCCTCCTCGATGGGCATGTCGAGCACCTCGGAGATGGTCTTGCCCTTGTAGTGCACCTCGAGGGTCTCGCGGTTGTACCGCGCGCCGTGGCACACCTCGCAGGGCACGTAGACATCGGGCAGGAAGTTCATCTCGATCTTCAACGTGCCGTCACCCGAACACGCCTCACACCGGCCGCCCTTGACGTTGAACGAGAACCGGCCCGGCTGGTAGCCGCGGACCTTCGCCTCGGTGGTGGCGGCGAAAAGCGTACGGATCTTGTCGAACACCCCGGTGTAGGTGGCCGGGTTGGACCGGGGCGTCCGCCCGATCGGCGACTGATCGACGCGCACCAGCTTGTCGAGCTGATCGATACCGTTGATCCGGGTGTGCCGGCCGGGCACCTGCCGGGCCCCGTTGAGCTTGTTGGCAAGCACGGTGGCCAGGATGTCGTTGACCAGCGTCGACTTACCCGAACCGGAGACCCCGGTGACCGAGGTGAGCACCCCGAGCGGGAATGCGACGTCAACCTCTTTGAGGTTGTGTTCGCGGGCACCGACCACGGTGAGTTGGCGCTTGCGATCCACGGGCCGCCGGATGGCCGGCACTTCGATGCTCTCCTTGCCGGAAAGGTAGGCGCCGGTGAGTGATTCGGGATTGCGCAGCAGATCCTTGTAGGAACCGCTGTGCACGATCCGGCCGCCGTGCTCGCCCGCCGCCGGGCCGATATCGACTACCCAGTCGGCGTGCGCGATGGTGTCGAGGTCATGCTCGACGACGATCAGCGTGTTACCCAGATTCCGGAGCCGGACCAGGGTGTCTATCAGCTTGCGGTTGTCACGCTGGTGCAGGCCGATGGACGGCTCGTCGAGCACGTAGAGCACGCCAACCAGACCCGAGCCGATCTGGGTGGCCAGCCGGATACGTTGGGCCTCACCGCCGGACAGCGTGGCCGCCGCACGGGAAAGGGACAGGTATTCCAGGCCGACGTCGAGCAGGAAGCCGAGCCGGGACTGGATCTCCTTGAGCACCTGCCCGGCGATCGCGGCCTCACGGGTACCGAGGGTCAGTGCATTGAGGAACTCGGCACAGTCAGCGATGGAGAGCTCGGCGACCTCCGCGATCGACTTGGCACCGTGCGCCCCAGCCGACAACGACACCGCAAGGATCTCCGGCTTGAGCCGGGTCCCTTGACATTCCGGGCAGGGGATATCGCGCATGAAGCCCTCATAGCGCTCCTTCATCTGCTCGGAGTCGGTCTGCTCCATCCGGCGCTGCAGAAACGCCAGTACACCTTCGAAATCGGCGTAGTACGACCTGGTTCGTCCGTACCGGTTCTTGTACCGGACGTGCACCTGATGGTCGGAGCCCTCGAGGATGGCCTTGCGCGCCTTGGCGGGCAGCTTCTTCCACGGGGTGTTGACGTCGAATCCCAGCTCCTCACCGAGGCCCGACATCATCCGGGTGAAGTACTCGGAGGTGTGCCCCATCGACCACGGCGCGACGGCACCCTCGGCGAGCGTCAGATCCGGATCGGGCACGACGAGATCGGGATCGACTTCCTTCTTGATGCCCAGACCGGTGCACTCCGGGCAGGCGCCGTACGGGGAGTTGAACGAGAACGACCGCGGTTCGAGGTCGTCGACGGCCAACGGGTGGCCGTTCGGGCAGGCGAGCTTCTCGGAGAACCGCTGCTCGCGATGCGGGTGATCCTCCTCGCGGTCGACGAAGTCGAGCACCACGATGCCGTCGGCCAGGCCCAGCGCCGTCTCCACCGAGTCCGTGAGCCGCTGCTTCGACGATGCCTTCACGGTCAGGCGGTCGACGACCACCTCGATATCGTGCTTCTCCTGTTTCTTGAGCTTGGGCGGCTCGGCCAGCGGATAGACGACGCCGTCGACACGGACCCGGCTGTAACCCTGGCTGTTGAGCTTGTCGAACAGGTCGACGAACTCACCCTTGCGGGTGCGCACCACCGGTGCGAGAACCTGGAACTTGGTGCCGTCCTCCATCGCGAGCACCTGGTCGACGATCTGCTGCGGGGTCTGTCGGGCGATGCGCTCGCCGCAGACCGGGCAGTGCGGCGTCCCGGCCCTGGCGTAGAGCAGGCGCAGGTAGTCGTAGACCTCGGTGATGGTGCCGACGGTGGACCGCGGGTTGCGGTTGGTCGACTTCTGGTCGATGGAGACCGCCGGCGACAGGCCCTCGATGAAGTCGACATCGGGCTTGTCCATCTGACCGAGGAACTGGCGGGCATAGGCCGACAACGACTCGACATAGCGGCGCTGCCCCTCGGCGAAGATGGTGTCGAAGGCCAGCGAGGACTTCCCCGAACCTGACAGGCCGGTGAACACGATCAGGGCGTCGCGGGGTAGATCAAGATCGACTCCGCGCAGGTTGTGCTCGCGCGCGCCCTTGACGATCAGACGGTCAGACAACGGGTTTTCCTCCCAAGACAGAATTCACGGCCCATGCTAAGTGCACCCACCGACAAGCCCGAGTCGAGCCGGATAGCGTGGGGGTGTGACCAGCCCTCAGATCCCGCTCAGCGAGTCCTACACCGGCCACGTCGACAGTGGCACCGCCGCTCGGCGCACCCTGCCCGCGGCGACGATCATCAAGGCCTCCGTCGGCCCCATGGACAACAACGCCTACCTGGTGACCTGTTCCTCGACGGGCAAGACACTGCTCATCGACGCCGCGAACGACGGCGATGCTCTGCTCACACTGATCGCCGAGCAGGCCCCGGACGTCGCCCTGATCGTGACCACCCACCAGCACTACGACCATTGGCAGGCCCTGGAGCGGGTGGCGAAGGCCACCGCGGCGCCGACCGCGGCACATGCGCTGGATGCCGAACCATTACCGGTCACCCCCGACCGCATCCTTGCCGACGGCGACACCGTGACCGTCGGAAAGCTCACCTTCATCGTGATCCACCTCCAGGGCCATACCGAGGGCTCGGTTGCCCTCGCCTTGACGGGCGCCGACGGCGAAACGACCCACCTGTTCACCGGGGACTGCCTGTTCCCCGGCGGGGTCGGCAAGACCTGGAAGGACGGTGACTTCGACCGGTTGCTCGGCGACGTATCCGACAAGTTGTTCGCCGTGTACCCGGATTCGACCGTGGTCTACCCCGGACACGGTGACGACACCACCCTCGGTGCCGAACGCCCCCACCTGGCGGAGTGGAAGGAGCGCGGCTGGTGAAACCGGTTCCTGAGAAGCCCGGCCCGGGTCAGGAGTCGGTGTGGAATTACCCCCGCCCGCCGCGGCTCGAGGAGTTCCGGGGCTCGATCACCGTCGAGCTCGGCGGGACCGAGATCGCCACGACCGAGCGCGGTTGGCGCGTGCTGGAAACCAGTCATCCGCCGACGTATTACCTGCCGGCAGAGGCGTTTCGGCCCGGTGCCCTGCGCGCGGCCAACGGCTCGTCCTGGTGCGAGTGGAAGGGGCAAGCGAGCTACTTCGACCTGGTGTCGGGGGATTCCGTCAGTGAGCGCGCGGCCTGGACCTACCCGAGGCCGACCCGTGGTTTCGAACCCATCGCCGGTGCGATCGCGGTGATGGCCGCCGCGGTGGACCGGTGCACGGTCAACGGCGAGACCGTGCTGCCCCAGCCGGGCGGCTTTTACGGCGGATGGATCACCAGTTGGGTCCGGGGGCCGTTCAAAGGCATCCCCGGGTCGATGGGCTGGTGACCAGTACACGAACCGAACACCGACCGGACAGCAGAAAGCCCGGCGCCCATACTGTGGTGGACACCGGGCCTCGGGCAACGAAAGCGATCAGGACGTGTGCACGATCAGCACGTCCACCTTGGATCGGCGCGCGACATTGGCGGGCACCGATCCGAGCAGGCGACCGGCAATGGTGCTCAGGCCCACGTTGCCGACGACCAGCAGGTCGGCCTTGACCTGTTCGGCGAGGTCGACCAGCGCATCGACGGGCGCACCGACGATGGCCTTCTCCTCGACCTCTTTGGCACCGGCGGCCTTGGCCCGGTCGGTGGCTTCACGCAGGATTGCGTAGATCGGCGCGTTGCCGGTGGTTTTGTAGCCCTCGTCCTTCAACACGTCGGCGGCGTGATGGTCCTCGCTCTGCGGGAAGTATGCGGTGGCGATAACCACTTTCGCTCCAGACCCCGCGGCGATCTCGCCCGCACGATCCACCGCACGCAACGACGAGTCCGATCCGTCCGTGCCGACCACGACGGTCCGATAGGCGCTCATTCATGCCCTCCAAGTTCGATGTCAAATCGATAGCTAGCCACCGAGACCCTAACGCCTTGCCCGACGGGCACGGGCGCAATTGGCCACACGACCCGCGGCAGGCGACACCTCGGCGGTGTTCGTCTCACCGAATCGTAGCCCCCACGAGCCCTGCGCAAACCGTCCCGTGACCGAGATGACCAGGCCAGCAGCCCGATCTCCCGTATCGCAGCACCCCCGCTCCGGTGATGTCCGACACCATGATGCACAGCACGCGATGCGGGGATGTCGCGTTTGCTGGCAGCGGGGTGACACGATCCGGCCACGACCGAGCACGGGCGGTACCGGGACGCTTCCCGGTACCGCCCGTGTATCGATTTACCTGTGTGTCAGGCGATCTCACTTACCGGTGAGCTTGTCCTTGACGGCCTCCACACCATCCTTGACCTTGTCGGCGGCATTGGTGAGGTGGTCCTTGACCGCGGCGACGGCCTGATCGACCTGGCCTTCGGACTCCAGATCGGAGTTGCCGGTGGCCGAACCGACCTTCTCCTTGGCCTGGCCCTTGAGATCCTCGGCCTTGTTCTTGGCGTTGTCGGCGATTCCCATTCTTCTCTCCCTTTCGTGTCTGAGCCCGCAGGAATCTGCGGCCTCGGCTTATCCCGCTGCCTGTTCGGCCAGCAGTTGGAATTCGAGTTCGGTGTCGGCGGCGCGGCGGAGATCGTGCGCGCACCGGTGCGCGAGTTGGCGGATCCGGGCGCGATCGGTAGGCGCCGGGAAGACGGCGCTGATGCGAACCACCGGCCGTCCGGCCACGGTGCGGGTGACCGCCTTCGCCGACGACACCGCGGGATGGTTACCCAGATCTTCGGCAGCCGCATCGGCCAACCGGGCCAGATCGACAGCTCCGACGTGGTCGGTGGTCACCTCGCGCACCGACCGCGGCCGCAGATGCAGCAGGACCAGCCAGGCACCGATCAGCAGCAGAACTGCCCCAGCGGCGCCGAGGGTAAGCGACCACAGGTGCCATTCGCTCGCCCGTCCCAACGCTGCCGCGTCGATACGCGCCGCGGTATCCCTGGCCACGGCGACATCGGCGCCGTAGCCGATGACCCATGCCGCTCCGGTGAGTATCAGCACGGCCAATAAACCCGTGAGTACGCGGTCGAATACGCGCAGTGACGTGCTCATCGCACACTCCCCCCGTCATCGGCGAAGTTCTGTTCGTCGATCCATTGCCGTTGCCGGCCGCGCCGAACCCAGACGAGGTCGTCGACGGGTTCGTGGGTGCGCTTGCGCGGTTTGACAGCGGTGATCAGCAGGAGCGCACCGATCAGCGCTGCCATGACGGCCGCCGGCGAGGTCCACCATTGCCAACGGACACCGGCCAGCGCCGAGAGCGCGGGCGCGATCCACGGATCCTCGGGTGTCAATGCGTCCCGGATGGCCATCGCGCCGAGCGCCATCAGCAGGACTGCGACGATCACACCGCAGTAGGTGGCGCCGGCGATCCGGCGCGGAGCGAAGCGGCGGGGCGCGATACCGACCGCCTCGGGCGGCGGTGCCTCAGCATCCGAGTAGGCATCAGCGACCTGGGCGGGTGTCCGATCAGACTCGACGCGGGCGATGGTCACTTCGACCCGATCAGGATGCTCGCCGAGGGTGGTGGCGAGTTCACGCACCACTGCCGAGCGCGCCGAAGCCAGCACCGTGGCGCTGTCGAGCGGCCACGCCGCGGCGATCTGAACGTCCACACCCGCCGTGTGATCGGCGATACTGACCGAGGGCAATGTCCGCCCAGGAACCATCGTCCGATGTGCGACCACACCGGGCGTGGCCAGGACGGCGCGTTCGATCACTCGTTCGCGCACCCGGTCGTCGATCTGCGTGCGCCCACGGGTGGTCGGCTCCGCCAATCGCGTCACCGCCTCGCTGGTCATGGTCAGCTCCCCGACCTGCGACCGAGCGCGGTCAGATCGATGGTGCCGTCGAGGTGGGCACCGATGGCCGCGCCCGCGGCACCGAGCACCAAGGCCAGCAGGAAGCCGATCAGCCCACCGGTTACCGCCGCGATGGCCACCAGCAGGCCCGCGAAAAGCCCTGGTATCACGTACTTCTCAGTCATTGTCTTCTCCTCTTGGGTAAAGCTTCCGTCGGCTCCATCACGGGGCCGCCACATCTCCCACCACCACGTCCACCGGCACCCCGGCGGCAGAGCTTGCGACCTGCTGTACCTGGGTGGCGGTGTCGAGCAGGTTTCCCCGGAGTGCAAGGACGACGTGGACCTTGCCGTCCTGGGAGCCCAACCTGATTCCCCCGACCGTGCGGCCGGGCAGATATGTGGTCGGGACGCCGGGGCCCGAGTGCAGGCCGACCACGCCGTCGACGGCGGTCACCGCCGCGACGACGCGATCGACCCGCTCGCTCGCGGCGCTCACTGGACGCGGGGTTGCGCGTCGGTCGCGGTCTCCTCGCCGTTGTCGTCATCGGCGAAGTGCACGTCGTGCACGGTGATGTTGACCTCGGTCACCTCGAGGCCGGTCATGTTCTCGACCGCGGAGATGACGTTGTTGCGGATGCCGTCGGCGAGATCGTGGATGGCCACCCCGTACTCGGCGACGATGCCGATATCGACGGCCGCCTGGCGCTCGCCGACTTCGACGTTGACGCCCTGAGTGAGGTTCTGGGTGCCGGGCAAAGTCTCCCGCAGTTTCCCCACCACTCGCGCGGCCTGGCCCCCGAGGTCGTAGACGCCGTCGACCTCGCGGGTCGCGATACCGGCGATCTTGGACACGACGACGTCGGCGATGGTGGTGACGCCATGGTCGGAAGCCAGCTTCTCCAACTCCTTGCCTGCGCTTTCCGTCTTGGCTGCGGAGCTGACCTCACGGGACGGTGCTGCGGTGGTCATGCGAGTCTCCTTCACGAGTTATTCCAGCTCGGAACGTTTTGTCCGGCTCACATGGTTAGTCGGGGGTGCGGGCACGGAGCGCACGCGCGAGAGATGTAGAACACAGCGGGTTTGAAATGTGCGCTAAGTGGACAACAAGACCGGAGTGCTCGACTCGCTGCCCGATGAGACGCTCGCCCGACGCGCTCAGCGGGGTGATACGGCAGCGTTCGACGTGTTGGTCACGCGCCACGCATCGGCGTTGCTGAAATTTGTCAGGCAAACGTATCCAGAGTCCGGCGACTGCGACGATATCGTGCAGGAAACCTTCATCGCCGCGTGGAAGGCGCTGCCCAACTTCGCATTCCGCTCCGCGTTCCGAACGTGGCTGTACTCCTTGGCGTCCCGCAAGACCATCGATGCGATGCGCCGCCGGCGACCGCAGACCGACCTGGACTCGGCCCCGGAGACCCCCGACTTCCGACCGGGCCCAGGCCAGCGGGCCGAACACGCCGCGTTTTTAACCGCCCTCAACCGCGAACTGGCCAAGCTTCCCTATCCCGCGCGCGCCGCCTGGTGGCTCCGGGAGGTGTACGACCTGCCGGTGGCCGAAATCGCGACAGTGCTGCATACGACCGAGGGTTCGGTCCGTGGATTGTTGCAGCGCACCCGGAAACGTCTCGCCACCACCCTGGAGGAGTTCCGACCATGAGGACGACCGGCCGGTTTTACAGCGGTGCCCCGGTGCGCAAGACTGGAGACCATATGAGCACGGCAGCGCGCGATGATTACGAAGCCACCGCCGAGGCGGCGGCCTGGATCGCCGACGCCACCCGCCGATTTGTCGGTTTGCACGAATCCGAAGTCGAGAGCGACAACCGTTGGGCCGAAACCGGTTCTGCGCTCACCGAGCTACGAAGCGGTATCGCCCAACGCATCTCGGCCTTACCGCGGCGCGGCAAGCTGATCCGCACCGCACGCAAGGGGATCGGCGTCACGCATATTGCATTGGCCAAGCTGCTCACCTGGGCGCTGGCCGAGCCGGCGGCCGAGGTCGCCGCGGCCGTCGCCGATGTCGAGCTCAGCGTTCAGGACGATGTCCTCACCGCGGTCCATATTCATCTCATCGGCATCGGCGCCGAGCAGCGCCGACACACCTATCTGCAGGACGGTGATTCACTGCGCCGTGACGCGGCGGTCGTGCTGCGCGAGACGATCGGTGTCGACACCGCCGAGATCACCGCGACCTGGGATGACGTGGTCGTCACCGGTCGGTGAGATCCGCTGAGTTCGCATCCCCGCACCGGCGACGGCCCCGGTGAGCTAACGGCAACAGTTAGGGTCGAGCACCGAACACAGGGCGATCAGGGACTCGTGGCGAGCGCGATGGTAGACATTCATTCCGCGCCGCTCCGACTCGACGAAGCCCGCCCGCCGCAGCTGTGACAGGTGATGGCTGACAGTCGATTCCGACAGCTCCACCGCCGCCGCCAGGTCGCAACCACACACCTCGCCTTCGCTGCTGCTGAACAACAATGACATCAATTTGACCCGCACCGGATCAGCCAACGCTTTGAGGCGCAAGGCAATCTCCAACGCGGCATCGTCTCCGACCGGGCCGGCGGCGACCGGCGTGCAGCAGACCGGCGCGGAGACATCGATGGTCGGCAGCGCTTTCGGCATGAATCCATCCTGCCATACCTTATTGACAAATATCGAAGAGGTGGCAGGATCGGCGCTGCCAGTAGTTCGATATAAGCCACAAAGGTAGGAGGCGGTCATGTCCCGCGCCCAACTCGCCCTCAATGTCGATGACCTCGACCTTGCCATCACGTTCTACTCCAAGCTGTTCAACACCTCCCCGGCGAAAGTGAAACCGGGATACGCCAACTTCGCGGTCACCGAACCCTCGCTGAAACTCGTGCTCATCGAGAATCCCGGCCACGGCGGAACCATCAATCACCTCGGTGTCGAAGTCGAATCCAGCCAGGCTGTCCACGCCGAGATTGCCCGCCTGACCGACGAAGGCATGTTCACCGAAGAGGAAATCGGCACCACCTGCTGTTTCGCCACCCAGGACAAGGTCTGGGTGACCGGCCCGGCGGGTGAAAAATGGGAGGTCTACACCGTGCTGGCCGATTCCGACACGTTCGGCACCAGCTCCACAGCCCTGGGCACCGATGGCAGCGCCACGGGAACGTGCTGCACCGCTGACAGCACGCCCGCTTCGGCATGACACACCAGACCGATGCCCAGAGCGGATCCGCCGTCGTCGGGAAACTCTCGACGCTCGATCGATTCCTCCCGGTCTGGATCGGTGTGGCCATGGTCGCCGGTCTACTTCTGGGCCGGCTGGTTCCCGGCATCGACACCGCGCTCAACAGTGTTCAGGTGCAGGGCATTTCGGTCCCGATTGCCCTCGGCCTACTGATCATGATGTATCCCGTCCTGGCGAAGGTCCGTTACGACCGGCTGGATACCGTCACCGGCGACCGCAAGCTGTTGCTGAGTTCGCTTGTCCTGAACTGGTTGATCGGTCCCGCGCTGATGTTCGCGCTGGCCTGGCTGCTGGTGCCCGATCTGCCCGAATACCGCACCGGGCTGATCATCGTCGGCCTGGCGCGCTGCATCGCCATGGTCATCATCTGGAACGACC contains these protein-coding regions:
- a CDS encoding CsbD family protein, which encodes MGIADNAKNKAEDLKGQAKEKVGSATGNSDLESEGQVDQAVAAVKDHLTNAADKVKDGVEAVKDKLTGK
- a CDS encoding ArsI/CadI family heavy metal resistance metalloenzyme, yielding MSRAQLALNVDDLDLAITFYSKLFNTSPAKVKPGYANFAVTEPSLKLVLIENPGHGGTINHLGVEVESSQAVHAEIARLTDEGMFTEEEIGTTCCFATQDKVWVTGPAGEKWEVYTVLADSDTFGTSSTALGTDGSATGTCCTADSTPASA
- a CDS encoding sigma-70 family RNA polymerase sigma factor: MDNKTGVLDSLPDETLARRAQRGDTAAFDVLVTRHASALLKFVRQTYPESGDCDDIVQETFIAAWKALPNFAFRSAFRTWLYSLASRKTIDAMRRRRPQTDLDSAPETPDFRPGPGQRAEHAAFLTALNRELAKLPYPARAAWWLREVYDLPVAEIATVLHTTEGSVRGLLQRTRKRLATTLEEFRP
- a CDS encoding Asp23/Gls24 family envelope stress response protein; protein product: MTTAAPSREVSSAAKTESAGKELEKLASDHGVTTIADVVVSKIAGIATREVDGVYDLGGQAARVVGKLRETLPGTQNLTQGVNVEVGERQAAVDIGIVAEYGVAIHDLADGIRNNVISAVENMTGLEVTEVNITVHDVHFADDDNGEETATDAQPRVQ
- a CDS encoding universal stress protein, which produces MSAYRTVVVGTDGSDSSLRAVDRAGEIAAGSGAKVVIATAYFPQSEDHHAADVLKDEGYKTTGNAPIYAILREATDRAKAAGAKEVEEKAIVGAPVDALVDLAEQVKADLLVVGNVGLSTIAGRLLGSVPANVARRSKVDVLIVHTS
- a CDS encoding Rv2640c family ArsR-like transcriptional regulator; translation: MPKALPTIDVSAPVCCTPVAAGPVGDDAALEIALRLKALADPVRVKLMSLLFSSSEGEVCGCDLAAAVELSESTVSHHLSQLRRAGFVESERRGMNVYHRARHESLIALCSVLDPNCCR